In Pyricularia oryzae 70-15 chromosome 2, whole genome shotgun sequence, one genomic interval encodes:
- a CDS encoding mRNA decapping hydrolase: MATTQEAEALVPKFKYERTLNQDQAGRRTSLYGTIDSQPALVVLERASFPTSADYLSSVTGTLRTLKNLGANDIYFWFMAATGGTADAEDLKINLIYPCTEQHVKKYSRQGVRFVVETPEIYKTKIRPYMQSKREAGRLSWVYNIIEGRKEVEDVIYRTPLGEAGDEGFLLLPDLNWDRSTREALHLLGLVERRDIWSLRDLTKRHVSWLRHMRQRFLDATAEVYPEIERDQLKLYVHYQPTYYHFHIHIVHVQLEAGATQATGKAVGLESIIEQLESMSGGDDAGMDLVSMGYTLGEASELWTEIFEPLKRETTSKPSTSAQ; encoded by the exons ATGGCCACTACACAGGAAGCAGAGGCCCTTGTGCCCAAATTCAAATATGAACGCACGTTGAATCAAG ACCAAGCAGGGAGACGCACATCCCTATACGGCACGATCGACTCGCAACCCGCTCTCGTCGTGCTCGAGCGCGCCTCGTTCCCCACCTCGGCCGACTACCTCTCCTCCGTGACGGGGACGCTGCGCACGCTCAAGAACCTGGGCGCCAACGACATCTACTTTTGGTTCATGGCCGCGACGGGCGGCACGGCCGACGCCGAGGACCTCAAGATCAACCTCATCTACCCGTGCACGGAACAGCACGTCAAAAAGTACAGCCGGCAGGGTGTGCGGTTCGTGGTCGAGACGCCCGAGATCTACAAGACCAAGATCCGCCCCTACATGCAGTCCAAGCGCGAGGCGGGCAGGCTGAGCTGGGTGTACAACATCATCGAGGGCCGCAAGGAGGTCGAGGACGTCATCTACCGCACGCCGCTGGGCGAGGCCGGGGACGAGGGCTTCCTGCTGCTCCCAGACCTGAACTGGGACCGGTcgacgcgcgaggcgctgcaCCTGCTGGGCCTGGTGGAACGGCGCGACATCTGGAGCCTGCGCGACCTGACCAAGAGGCACGTCTCCTGGCTGCGGCACATGCGGCAGAGGTTTCTCGACGCCACCGCCGAGGTGTACCCCGAGATTGAGCGGGATCAGCTCAAGCTGTACGTGCACTACCAGCCGACGTACTACCACTTCCACATACACATCGTGCACGTCCAGCTCGAGGCGGGGGCCACGCAGGCCACCGGCAAGGCGGTGGGGCTGGAGAGCATCATCGAGCAGCTTGAGAGTATGAGCGGAGGCGATGACGCGGGTATGGATTTAGTGTCGATGGGCTACACACTGGGGGAAGCGAGCGAGTTGTGGACCGAAATTTTTGAACCGCTGAAAAGAGAGACTACTTCGAAACCGAGTACTTCTGCTCAATAG
- a CDS encoding SET1 complex component ash2 — MATNGETPKRELTPAAATSTAPAATRSTSPRAGTPPASSLPQKRVLMEDDHAPAVRSPLNPDARSAPARAQSQARDEQQPSGVAAREKRTKKESLKKRESKGVVGGAGGSATVESSRATPDPRQKDQSPIDPNKAAPARYPQLLPAMRSSDFEAPRAPTFTSHHEVTGPDGETIEFGETTEQSVNRKGYVYNYCIADPAFPSMVYYRHTDQLPYTAHLSVEDAAQQMYFDRSAMHVTGELGFRMARANVGVREGRWYWECKVTRGVINPERSKQKSAENDAEGEVNEAKSHGHVRMGWARREASRDAPVGLDAYSYAIRDVGGQKVHMSRPKDFFPPGEDVREGDVIGLEICLPSEQLHRKVVQGHYNPAVDLLDEETPDLHAAAEASNIVRERVVIRGKTNLFSEVFDYHPIKELEDLMNPSPMAAAGAGHGHLSERPNPNHRVPCLRTLPKSYIKIYKNGVLMGTPFEDLLSFLPPASTPNAKLQDGAKEGFDDGTVGYYPAVSVFRGGAAEVNFGPDFWYPPPGYGSSTSATATNGDVEMTDADAAAVPNTSTGPSAPPTVKPMFERYNEQIAEDIVYDIIDEVHFWVQDGRKADGNIDGVDAADRMQED; from the exons ATGGCGACCAACGGCGAAACGCCCAAAAGGGAATTgactccagcagcagcgacaaGCACAGCGCCAGCAGCCACCAGATCGACCTCGCCCAGAGCCGGCACACCTCCCGCATCTTCCCTTCCCCAGAAGCGCGTCCTGATGGAGGACGACCACGCGCCCGCCGTCCGGTCCCCGCTCAACCCAGACGCGAGGTCCGCCCCGGCCAGGGCGCAGTCTCAAGCCCGCGATGAGCAGCAACCATCCGGCGTTGCTGCGCGCGAGAAGCGCACCAAGAAGGAGTCTTTGAAGAAACGCGAGAGCAAGGGTGTTGTTGGGGGTGCGGGTGGTTCCGCGACGGTCGAGAGCTCGAGGGCTACGCCTGATCCTAGGCAAAAGGATCAGAGCCCCATTGACCCAAACAAAGCCGCTCCAGCGCGATATCCCCAGCTGCTCCCCGCCATGAGGAGTAGCGACTTTGAGGCTCCTCGCGCGCCAACTTTTACAAGTCACCATGAGGTTACAGGGCCTGACGGCGAGACTATCGAGTTTGGTGAGACGACAGAGCA ATCAGTGAACAGAAAAGGTTATGTCTACAACTACTGCATAGCTGATCCAGCGTTTCCCTCCATGGTCTACTACCGTCATACCGACCAGCTCCCATACACCGCCCATCTCAGCGTAGAAGACGCGGCACAACAAATGTACTTCGACCGATCCGCCATGCACGTTACTGGTGAGCTGGGCTTCCGCATGGCGCGAGCGAATGTAGGAGTGCGTGAGGGCCGCTGGTATTGGGAATGCAAGGTGACGCGCGGTGTAATAAACCCCGAACGAAGCAAACAAAAATCCGCAGAAAACGATGCTGAAGGGGAGGTGAACGAGGCAAAGTCACACGGTCACGTGCGAATGGGTTGGGCGCGCAGGGAGGCATCGCGGGATGCGCCGGTCGGTCTGGACGCATACAGCTATGCGATACGTGACGTTGGCGGTCAGAAGGTGCACATGTCACGGCCAAAGGACTTCTTCCCGCCCGGAGAGGACGTGCGGGAAGGCGACGTAATAGGCCTGGAGATATGCCTTCCATCGGAGCAGCTGCATCGCAAGGTTGTTCAGGGCCACTACAACCCCGCCGTCGATCTTCTAGACGAGGAGACACCGGACCTCCACGCTGCCGCCGAAGCGTCCAACATTGTGCGGGAGCGGGTGGTAATACGGGGCAAGACGAATCTTTTCTCGGAAGTTTTCGACTACCATCCGATCAAGGAGTTGGAAGACCTCATGAATCCGTCGCCAATGGCTGCAGCCGGCGCCGGGCACGGCCACTTGTCAGAAAGGCCAAACCCAAACCACCGTGTCCCGTGCCTACGGACACTGCCTAAATCATACATCAAAATCTACAAAAACGGTGTTCTCATGGGCACTCCATTCGAGGACCTACTGAGCTTCTTGCCCCCTGCTTCGACACCGAATGCAAAACTACAAGACGGCGCCAAGGAGGGTTTCGACGACGGTACAGTGGGCTACTACCCAGCAGTGAGCGTGTTCCGTGGAGGGGCGGCCGAGGTAAATTTCGGCCCCGATTTCTGGTACCCGCCGCCGGGCTATGGGAGCTCAACATCTGCGACGGCGACAAACGGCGACGTGGAGATGACGGATGCAGACGCTGCCGCCGTCCCCAACACAAGTACTGGACCATCGGCCCCGCCAACCGTGAAGCCTATGTTCGAGAGATACAACGAGCAGATAGCCGAGGACATCGTTTACGACATCATAGATGAGGTGCATTTCTGGGTGCAAGACGGCCGCAAGGCGGACGGGAATATCGATGGGGTTGATGCAGCAGATCGGATGCAAGAGGACTGA
- a CDS encoding pre-mRNA-splicing factor CEF1 produces MPVVKGGVWTNIEDEILKASVSKYGLNQWARVSSLLARKTPKQCKARWNEWLDPSIRKIEWSKDEDEKLLHLAKLMPTQWRTIAPIVGRTANQCLERYQKLLDEAEQKEAAAALGLTGTGEASAPTADSVRRLRPGEIDPDPETKPAKADTVDLDEDEKEMLSEARARLANTQGKKAKRKARERQQEESRRLAALQKRRELKTAGINVKVTTRKPGQMDYNADIPFEQKPAPGFYDTSEELARNERERAAFDPKKVQLATKRKGDQDEDADRKRRKNDKEGSQSASLQEALKAGRMQKMREAEQSSKRRALVLPEPQVGEGELEDIVKMGMIGERAGQMARESENDATRGLVGSYSSLNTGAPIRTPRAPEQEDHIANEIRNIRALQETQSSLLGGENTPLHEGVASTGFDGVAPRKQVMSTPNPLATPMRSGANGMGMTPGGPGATPRAPGQTPLRTPRDGFSLNSVGDEVASRQQLLKGLAALPKPKETEWDLELPEDQMEVDAAEALEEDASERDRREREIREAQEALERRRRTQVMQRDLPRPAVVDIDLFLKHADSIPDPSQSMVAREAAMLMANDAIKFPAAGVKPARSSKVQVEQVDDAALAEARLQVLVEAGSAPKPEDVQKAWDREKSNSLLLGLACYDDDEEEEQVAIMRAALEEVQQSIVSSAEKGNKLEKKLNLHHGGYKQRAEMLRKKIGEASEALSKANDALSAFKTLAVSEEITITRRLEALREEVAYVSRREREAQELYRRIREESDHMPVVTNGYH; encoded by the exons ATGCCTGTCGTCAAAGGAGGGGTTTGGACCAACATCGAGGACGAGATACTCAAGGCATCCGTCTCCAAATATGGTTTGAATCAATGGGCACGCGTCTCGTCACTGCTGGCGCGCAAGACGCCAAAGCAGTGCAAGGCGCGATGGAACGAGTGGCTGGACCCGAGCATCCGCAAGATCGAGTGGAGCAAGGATGAGGACGAAAAACTGCTGCACCTGGCTAAATTGATGCCGACCCAATGGCGCACGATCGCCCCCATCGTGGGCCGCACGGCGAACCAGTGCCTTGAGCGCTACCAGAAGCTtctcgacgaggccgagcaGAAGGAGGCCGCGGCAGCACTGGGCCTCACCGGGACTGGTGAGGCTAGCGCACCGACTGCCGATTCTGTCCGTCGTCTGCGCCCTGGAGAGATCGACCCGGACCCAGAGACCAAGCCAGCCAAGGCCGACACAGTCGAcctcgacgaggacgagaaaGAAATGCTGAGCGAAGCGCGCGCCCGTTTGGCAAACACTCAAGGAAAGAAAGCCAAGAGGAAGGCTCGGGAACGCCAACAGGAAGAGTCACGCCGGCTGGCTGCGCTGCAGAAGAGGCGTGAGCTCAAGACGGCTGGTATTAACGTCAAGGTCACAACCAGGAAACCGGGCCAGATGGACTACAACGCCGACATTCCTTTCGAACAGAAGCCCGCACCTGGTTTCTACGACACATCAGAAGAGCTTGCCCGGAACGAGCGCGAACGCGCCGCTTTCGATCCCAAAAAGGTCCAACTTGCCACCAAACGCAAGGGCGACCAGGACGAGGACGCGGATcggaagaggaggaagaaCGACAAGGAAGGGTCACAGTCTGCATCTCTACAAGAAGCGCTCAAAGCTGGCCGTATGCAAAAGATGCGCGAGGCTGAGCAGAGTAGCAAGCGTCGGGCCTTGGTGCTCCCAGAGCCACAGGTTGGAGAGGGAGAGCTGGAGGATATTGTCAAGATGGGAATGATTGGTGAGCGGGCAGGACAGATGGCCAGGGAAAGCGAAAATGATGCCACCCGTGGCTTGGTTGGCTCTTACTCGTCACTAAACACGGGTGCACCAATTCGAACGCCCCGCGCCCCTGAGCAGGAGGATCACATCGCCAACGAGATCAGGAACATTCGTGCGTTGCAAGAGACGCAGTCTTCGCTACTGGGCGGCGAGAACACGCCGCTTCACGAGGGTGTGGCTTCGACGGGATTCGACGGCGTTGCGCCACGGAAGCAGGTAATGTCAACACCGAATCCGTTGGCCACGCCGATGAGGTCCGGGGCCAACGGGATGGGAATGACGCCAGGGGGCCCGGGGGCAACACCAAGGGCGCCAGGACAGACCCCATTACGAACGCCCCGAGACGGGTTCTCTCTGAATTCTGTGGGTGACGAGGTTGCATCAAGGCAACAGCTACTCAAGGGTCTTGCTGCTTTACCAAAACCCAAGGAAACCGAGTGGGACCTTGAGTTACCTGAGGATCAAATGGAGGTAGACGCGGCAGAGGCTCTCGAGGAGGACGCATCTGAACGGGATCGAAGAGAACGCGAGATCAGGGAAGCTCAAGAGGCACTAGAACGCAGGCGGCGAACACAGGTTATGCAGCGAGACCTGCCCCGGCCAGCTGTTGTGGATATCGACCTCTTTTTGAAACATGCAGACTCAATACCCGATCCCAGCCAGAGCATGGTTGCTCGAGAAGCAGCCATGCTGATGGCGAACGACGCAATTAAGTTCCCTGCTGCAGGTGTGAAGCCGGCCCGATCGTCAAAAGTTCAAGTGGAACAAGTGGACGATGCGGCGCTGGCCGAAGCTCGTCTGCAGGTCCTGGTGGAAGCAGGTAGCGCACCCAAGCCAGAAGACGTCCAGAAGGCCTGGGACAGGGAAAAGAGCAATTCACTCTTGCTTGGGCTTGCTTGctacgacgatgacgaggaggaagagcAAGTGGCTATTATGCGAGCTGCTCTAGAG GAAGTTCAACAATCCATCGTATCGTCTGCTGAAAAGGGCAACAAACTCGAAAAGAAGCTCAACTTGCATCATGGCGGCTACAAACAACGTGCCGAGATGCTCAGGAAGAAGATTGGAGAGGCATCTGAAGCACTTAGCAAGGCCAATGATGCCCTAAGCGCATTCAAGACGTTGGCAGTTTCCGAGGAGATCACGATTACGCGCCGGTTGGAGGCGCTAAGGGAAGAGGTTGCATATGTTAGTCGACGGGAGCGCGAGGCACAAGAGTTGTACAGGCGCATAAGAGAAGAGTCGGACCATATGCCTGTGGTTACTAATGGGTACCACTAA
- a CDS encoding elongation factor G, with protein sequence MLLRTLPVCRFRPGRRQLPSASWQWLQYTRPAESSRLPQAAAILLRTDFGSRFYSSPASSYYDAKVEDIRNIGIIAHVDAGKTTTTERMLFHSGVTKHLGNVDSGDTVTDFLPMERDRGITIQSAAITFQWPLPSDCSPGNPPKTINLIDTPGHQDFRFEVDRCMPVIDGAVCIMDGVKGVEAHTERVWQSAQQFRIPRIMYVNKLDRDGASFKRSVSEIASRLNAWPLVCQIPWWEKDVFVGVVDVITRTGIRWKSGGTKASYNTENLKKLLAETNPDLLTQLDEAHLALVDILCEHDERLLEGDLENITPEVMKRTIRELISDGSGKLVPVFAGSSLRNIGIDPLLDAVVDYLPNANERPPVEVSLDGVRSDLENVIDASTKAQPVGKKKQFGNKKGTVTAVASVFKVAADFNRNDMSRGMLSFVRVYHGTLPADAEVWNSNRHKRERALSMLQISANKTQLIPHLSTGQIGALKGLKDAKTGDTLILVNGGFRSASEGPMARVQIRPAEIPNPVAFITMAPAARGNIKDLETALERLSREDPSLRYSYNERDEVFILSGMGKLHLEVLLDRLKNVYRVEATIFGIEVEYKECLLESLAPNRFVFDQTVGGKAGKAACTVTLQPLPDQEDKKSARAISKDMVRADENNLIEIKIKKNDYGTFPEGFDYERTRHELLNGASAALRMGPRLRRPVHGTLVTIDYNPSTDYFGPNTPPSHNVKAAYNAVKTILKDAQSKSQVGILEPVMKVSIVCPEGAAEAVQKDIGGARGGVVYAVVDRNEKYDEASGGVDPADRINLDDVYVPRDPYDTIQSLRDPKKGLVRQLEIKARIPFAEMLNYDQLLRGKTGGRHSLDMELDTFERVVGPREKAIG encoded by the exons ATGCTGCTCCGGACCCTCCCAGTCTGTCGCTTTCGACCTGGTCGTCGCCAATTGCCTTCAGCATCATGGCAATGGCTTCAATACACCCGGCCCGCTGAGTCGTCTCGTTTACCTCAAGCGGCCGCTATCCTTTTAAGGACTGATTTCGGCAGCAGGTTCTACAGTAGTCCTGCCTCGTCATATTACGATGCCAAAGTAGAAGATATTCGAAATATTGGCATCATTGCCCATGTGGATGCG GGCAAAACCACAACCACAGAACGAATGCTCTTCCACAGCGGTGTGACAAAACACCTAGGCA ATGTCGACAGCGGAGACACTGTCACGGACTTCCTTCCTATGGAACGTGACCGTGGCATTACCATTCAGTCTGCAGCCATTACCTTTCAATGGCCGTTACCGTCAGATTGCAGTCCCGGGAACCCCCCAAAGACCATCAATCTCATCGACACCCCCGGCCATCAAGACTTCCGTTTCGAGGTGGACCGATGCATGCCCGTCATCGACGGCGCCGTGTGCATCATGGACGGAGTCAAAGGCGTCGAAGCCCACACGGAGCGCGTCTGGCAGTCAGCACAGCAGTTCCGCATCCCGCGAATCATGTACGTCAACAAGCTAGACCGCGACGGCGCCTCCTTCAAGCGCTCCGTGTCGGAGATAGCCTCACGTCTGAACGCCTGGCCGCTCGTGTGCCAGATCCCCTGGTGGGAGAAGGACGTTTTTGTCGGCGTGGTTGATGTCATAACACGGACGGGAATCAGGTGGAAGTCTGGCGGTACCAAGGCTTCATACAACACCGAAAATTTGAAGAAGTTGCTAGCCGAAACGAACCCGGATCTCCTGACACAGCTGGACGAGGCGCACCTCGCGCTGGTTGATATCCTATGTGAGCATGACGAGCGACTCTTAGAGGGTGATCTGGAAAACATCACCCCGGAGGTCATGAAAAGGACCATACGTGAACTCATCAGCGACGGCAGCGGCAAGCTGGTGCCTGTGTTTGCAGGTTCGAGTCTACGCAACATCGGCATCGACCCCCTGCTGGATGCCGTGGTAGATTATCTACCCAACGCCAACGAGCGACCACCTGTAGAGGTTTCGCTGGACGGCGTTCGCTCGGACCTTGAGAATGTCATCGATGCCAGCACCAAGGCACAGCCAGTCggaaagaagaagcagtTCGGCAACAAAAAAGGCACCGTTACTGCTGTCGCGTCCGTCTTCAAGGTGGCGGCCGATTTCAACAGGAACGACATGTCACGGGGCATGCTGTCATTTGTGCGCGTCTATCATGGCACGCTTCCCGCTGACGCCGAGGTTTGGAACTCTAACCGCCACAAGCGGGAAAGGGCGCTCAGCATGCTGCAGATCTCTGCCAACAAGACCCAGCTCATCCCTCATCTATCAACAGGGCAGATCGGCGCGCTCAAGGGTCTCAAGGACGCCAAGACGGGCGACACGCTGATACTGGTCAACGGAGGCTTCCGCAGTGCCTCGGAAGGCCCTATGGCTAGGGTGCAGATCCGACCGGCCGAGATACCAAACCCGGTGGCATTCATCACCATGGCACCGGCGGCCCGTGGCAACATTAAAGACCTCGAGACAGCACTCGAGCGGCTCTCTCGTGAGGATCCCAGCCTGCGGTATAGCTACAACGAGCGCGATGAAGTATTTATCCTCTCGGGTATGGGCAAGCTGCACCTCGAGGTCCTGCTAGACCGCCTCAAAAACGTATACCGTGTCGAAGCAACCATCTTTGGCATCGAAGTCGAATACAAAGAATGTTTATTGGAGTCCTTGGCACCCAATCGCTTCGTATTCGACCAAACAGTCGGAGGCAAGGCCGGCAAGGCAGCTTGCACCGTCACGTTGCAGCCGCTCCCAGACCAAGAGGATAAGAAATCGGCACGCGCCATCTCCAAGGacatggtgcgggctgaCGAGAACAACCTGATCGAGATCAAGATCAAGAAGAACGACTACGGCACCTTCCCCGAGGGCTTTGACTATGAGCGCACACGGCACGAGCTTCTCAACGGCGCGAGCGCCGCGCTCCGCATGGGCCCGCGCCTGCGCCGCCCCGTGCACGGCACGCTGGTGACCATCGACTACAACCCGTCGACCGACTACTTTGGGCCCAACACGCCGCCGTCGCACAACGTCAAGGCTGCCTACAACGCCGTCAAAACCATCCTCAAGGATGCGCAGTCCAAGTCCCAGGTCGGCATCCTCGAGCCCGTTATGAAGGTTTCGATCGTCTGCCCCGAgggcgccgccgaggccgtgCAAAAGGACATTGgtggcgcgcgcggcggcgtGGTTTATGCAGTCGTGGACCGCAACGAAAAGTACGACGAGGcgagcggcggcgtcgacccCGCCGACAGGATCAACCTCGACGACGTCTACGTGCCCCGCGACCCGTACGACACCATCCAGTCGCTGCGCGATCCTAAGAAGGGCCTGGTGCGGCAGTTGGAGATCAAGGCCAGGATCCCCTTTGCCGAGATGCTCAACTATGACCAGCTGCTTCGGGGCAAGACTGGCGGTAGGCATTCTCTAGACATGGAGCTCGACACTTTTGAGCGTGTTGTTGGGCCTCGCGAGAAAGCTATCGGATGA
- a CDS encoding vacuolar protein sorting-associated protein 17: MDYSSSINEADNPHGASPWGSPGTSPQHNRTTFNAAATAAPPPTYQSFEAASNGLGVSEDEGGFGDTDTGFARPSTASTAAASDALTDESRTEAGESQEEHDQDSQATAPTEGAAHADATTRQEQQPQQGRAEEQQAAQAQRPAQPLYKLQAKITGLERTGRKDPILRFDVHTNLPNFRTTQYRDIRRLHSEFVKFGEHLISANPDAVVPAVPPPITSAGAGTDEDEARVKALMQRWLNYVCSNEVLLRDDEMILFVESDFGYSPMVKKKQPATGVRRKILKQFAPPPDDTPELQEARPIVKLFYLGAMDAGHKVDKLVKARRGLGLAESDFGVKLGGMHVQELHQGLGNAYRKLGKVIQTVGDCHAAQATAEATTMGDPLQYHSSDAFIVKETLTNRQILIREFLQAQETTRSKLSATDRLRASSNVRREKVDEAIAALDEARHNEVQLYHKTSRVTQNLVQERRKWFARTSADLRLSIREYVLREIEAERRTLALLETVRPDIRSIDSSGGLSRLGREAHPTPPRRVSMAASQGPKGDAWSGVPRRSDAAVNRSLSASTGSIIAAGLGEEGQVDGDMAPARTRTQAEEDDDDRLDARNAASRLATSTF, from the exons ATGGACTATAGCTCATCGATTAACGAGGCCGACAACCCACACGGCGCATCGCCATGGGGTTCTCCCGGAACTTCGCCGCAACATAACCGCACTACCTTtaacgccgccgccaccgccgccccaCCCCCGACCTACCAGTCTTTTGAAGCCGCGAGCAATGGCCTGGGCGTCTCAGAGGACGAAGGTGGCTTTGGGGATACCGATACCGGGTTTGCAAGGCCAAGCACGGCGAGCACAGCTGCCGCCTCGGATGCCTTGACTGATGAGTCGAGGACCGAGGCTGGAGAATCTCAAGAGGAGCACGACCAAGATAGTCAAGCTACTGCCCCGACTGAGGGTGCCGCTCATGCAGATGCTACTACGCGGCAAGAGCAACAGCCACAGCAGGGAAGAGCTGAGGAACAGCAGGCAGCCCAAGCCCAACGGCCAGCACAACCTCTGTACAAGCTGCAAGCCAAGATAACTGGTTTAGAGCGAACCGGCCGCAAAGACCCTATTCTGAGGTTTGACGTACAT ACCAACTTACCCAACTTCCGGACGACACAATACCGCGACATCCGTCGGCTCCACTCGGAGTTTGTCAAGTTCGGGGAACACCTGATATCCGCCAACCCCGACGCTGTGGTACCTGCTGTTCCACCTCCGATCACCTCGGCTGGTGCTGGGacagacgaggacgaggctcGAGTCAAGGCTTTGATGCAGCGATGGCTTAACTACGTTTGCAGCAACGAGGTTCTCCTCAGGGATGACGAAATGATCCTGTTTGTCGAGAGCGATTTCGGCTATAGCCCAATGGTGAAGAAGAAGCAACCGGCAACGGGCGTGCGCCGCAAGATCTTGAAGCAGTTCGCCCCGCCGCCTGACGACACGCCCGAGCTGCAGGAGGCCAGGCCTATCGTGAAGCTGTTTTATCTTGGTGCCATGGACGCTGGGCACAAGGTCGACAAGCTTGTGAAAGCCAGAAGAG GACTTGGGCTCGCCGAATCCGACTTTGGCGTTAAGCTTGGCGGCATGCATGTGCAGGAGCTCCACCAAGGCCTGGGCAACGCTTACCGCAAGCTGGGGAAGGTCATTCAGACTGTTGGTGACTGTCATGCTGCTCAGGCAACAGCAGAGGCGACGACGATGGGAGACCCGCTGCAGTATCACTCATCTGATGCCTTTATTGTGAAAGAAACTCTGACAAACCGTCAGATTCTTATTCGAGAATTTTTGCAGGCGCAGGAGACGACAAGGAGCAAATTGAGCGCAACTGATAGGTTACGCGCAAGCTCTAACGTGCGGCGGGAGAAGGTCGACGAAGCCATCGCAGCACTCGATGAGGCACGGCACAACGAGGTCCAGCTGTACCACAAGACCTCAAGGGTAACGCAAAACCTCGTCCAGGAACGTCGCAAGTGGTTCGCCCGCACGTCCGCCGACCTGCGCCTCAGCATCAGGGAATATGTACTGCGGGAAATAGAGGCCGAGAGGCGAACGCTGGCTCTCCTCGAAACGGTGAGGCCGGATATTCGCAGCATCGACTCGTCAGGAGGTCTGAGCAGACTTGGACGCGAGGCGCACCCAACACCTCCCAGGCGTGTCAGCATGGCCGCCAGCCAAGGACCCAAAGGCGACGCGTGGAGCGGCGTGCCCCGGCGTTCAGATGCCGCCGTGAACCGTAGCCTTTCCGCTTCTACTGGCAGCATAATCGCTGCCGGACTAGGTGAAGAGGGTCAGGTCGATGGAGACATGGCGCCGGCTAGGACGCGGACGCAGGCTGAagaggacgatgacgaccgGTTGGACGCGAGGAATGCAGCGAGCAGATTGGCAACTAGCACGTTCTGA